A window from Roseburia sp. 499 encodes these proteins:
- the rnhA gene encoding ribonuclease HI: MEVKIYTDGAARGNPEGPGGYGAVLTYVDGSGKLYKKEISAGYKKTTNNRMELLAAIRSLQQLNRPCRVDLYSDSKYLVDAFNQKWIYGWMKKGWKKSDGKPVKNIDLWKELLEAMGQHEVTFHWVKGHDGHEMNERCDYLATTAADGDNLLEDTVSDT; this comes from the coding sequence ATGGAAGTAAAAATATATACGGATGGAGCAGCAAGAGGAAACCCGGAAGGTCCGGGAGGATATGGTGCTGTACTCACTTATGTAGATGGAAGCGGAAAACTTTATAAAAAAGAAATATCTGCAGGTTATAAAAAAACCACCAATAACAGGATGGAGTTGTTAGCAGCAATCCGAAGCTTACAGCAGCTCAATCGACCATGCCGAGTAGACTTGTATTCTGATTCTAAGTATCTGGTGGATGCATTTAATCAGAAATGGATTTATGGTTGGATGAAGAAGGGATGGAAGAAGTCGGATGGAAAGCCAGTGAAAAATATTGATTTGTGGAAAGAACTTTTAGAAGCAATGGGTCAGCATGAGGTGACCTTTCACTGGGTCAAGGGACACGACGGACATGAGATGAACGAACGGTGTGACTATCTGGCAACTACAGCAGCAGACGGGGATAACCTGTTAGAAGATACCGTTTCCGACACTTGA
- a CDS encoding vanadium nitrogenase, giving the protein MAVLNVFLEYGIKFVVLVAVAGLGIFLGKKLRDRSDAKKSIDEK; this is encoded by the coding sequence ATGGCAGTTTTAAATGTTTTTTTAGAGTATGGAATTAAGTTTGTTGTTCTCGTTGCAGTCGCGGGATTGGGAATTTTCTTAGGAAAGAAGTTACGTGACAGAAGTGATGCAAAGAAAAGCATAGACGAGAAGTAA
- the alaS gene encoding alanine--tRNA ligase yields the protein MYLEFFESKEHLAMKSFSLVPHNDNSLLLINAGMAPLKPYFTGQEIPPKKRVTTCQKCIRTGDIENVGKTARHLTFFEMLGNFSFGDYFKHEAIAWSWEFLTEVVGMEPERLYPSIYGEDEEAFEIWTKEIGVPAEKITRFYRDENGECDNFWEHGAGPCGPCSEIYYDRGEKYGCGDPGCKVGCECDRFMEVWNNVFTQFNGDGHGNYEELANKNIDTGMGLERLAVVVQDVDSVFDVDTMKAIRDKVCAISGKKYQVDAMDDVSIRLITDHIRSTTFMISDGIMPSNEGRGYVLRRLIRRAARHGRLLGINGKFLADLSATVIAESKDGYPELEEKKEFIFKVLSQEEEKFDKTIDQGLTILSEMQEELKKNGAKVLSGENAFKLYDTYGFPMDLTQEILEEQGFTIDEEGFKKCMEEQRNKARSARKETNYMGADATVYDEIDTAITSEFVGYDRLTHTSKISVLTTETELTEALSDGDKGTIIVDETPFYATMGGQNADTGVIRVGENEFKVEDTIHLRGGRIGHVGTVTKGMFKVGDTVELSVDAEKRALIGRNHSATHLLQKALREVLGSHVEQHGSDVNTDRLRFDFSHFAAMTAEEIAKVENIVNAKIAESIPVVTEVMSLDEAKKTGAMALFGEKYGEKVRVVKMGDFSVELCGGTHVANTGSIGAFKIISESGVAAGVRRIEALTSKAVFEYYDRLEETINEAAKIVKTNPAGLVEKLEHLMADMKALQSENESLKSKVAKDALGDVMNQVTEVNGVKLLAASVSGVDMNGLRDLGDQLKEKLGEGVVLLASDLDGKVNLVAMATEEAMNKGAHAGNLIKAVAGKVGGGGGGRPNMAQAGGKNPAGIPDAIAEAKTALEGQIK from the coding sequence ATGTATCTGGAGTTTTTTGAAAGTAAAGAGCATCTGGCAATGAAGAGTTTTTCACTGGTACCGCATAATGATAACAGTTTGTTATTAATTAATGCCGGAATGGCACCGTTAAAGCCATATTTTACAGGTCAGGAGATACCACCAAAGAAGCGTGTGACAACCTGCCAGAAGTGTATTAGAACCGGAGATATCGAAAATGTAGGAAAGACAGCAAGACATCTTACCTTTTTTGAAATGCTTGGAAACTTTTCTTTTGGAGACTATTTTAAACACGAAGCAATTGCATGGTCTTGGGAATTTTTAACGGAAGTAGTAGGAATGGAACCGGAGCGTTTGTATCCATCTATTTACGGAGAAGATGAGGAAGCTTTTGAAATCTGGACGAAGGAAATCGGCGTACCGGCTGAGAAAATCACACGTTTTTATCGTGATGAAAACGGAGAATGTGATAATTTCTGGGAGCATGGTGCAGGTCCTTGTGGTCCGTGTTCTGAAATCTATTATGACCGTGGAGAAAAATATGGTTGTGGAGACCCGGGTTGTAAAGTAGGTTGTGAATGTGACCGTTTCATGGAAGTATGGAACAATGTGTTTACTCAGTTTAACGGAGATGGACATGGCAATTATGAAGAACTTGCCAACAAGAACATTGATACAGGTATGGGATTGGAACGTCTGGCAGTAGTAGTGCAGGATGTAGACTCTGTATTTGATGTTGATACAATGAAAGCTATTCGTGATAAGGTCTGTGCAATTAGCGGTAAGAAATATCAGGTAGATGCAATGGATGATGTATCCATTCGTTTGATTACAGATCATATTCGTTCTACTACATTTATGATTTCTGATGGAATTATGCCATCTAACGAAGGAAGAGGATATGTATTGCGTCGTCTGATTCGTCGTGCAGCACGTCATGGAAGATTACTTGGTATTAATGGAAAGTTCTTGGCTGACTTAAGTGCAACTGTTATTGCAGAGAGCAAGGATGGATATCCTGAATTAGAGGAAAAGAAAGAGTTTATCTTTAAGGTATTGTCTCAGGAGGAAGAGAAGTTCGATAAGACCATTGATCAGGGTCTTACTATTCTTTCTGAAATGCAGGAAGAATTGAAAAAGAACGGGGCGAAAGTGTTATCCGGTGAGAATGCATTTAAATTATATGATACCTATGGATTCCCAATGGATTTAACTCAGGAAATTTTGGAAGAACAGGGATTTACCATTGATGAAGAAGGTTTCAAGAAATGCATGGAAGAGCAGCGAAACAAAGCCAGAAGTGCAAGAAAAGAAACCAATTACATGGGAGCAGACGCAACCGTATATGACGAGATTGATACTGCAATTACGTCTGAGTTTGTAGGTTATGACAGATTAACACATACTTCAAAGATTAGTGTATTAACTACAGAAACAGAGTTAACAGAGGCATTATCTGACGGGGATAAGGGAACCATTATTGTGGACGAGACTCCATTCTATGCGACTATGGGTGGCCAGAATGCAGATACTGGTGTGATTCGTGTAGGCGAGAATGAATTCAAGGTAGAAGATACCATTCATCTTCGCGGTGGAAGAATCGGTCATGTAGGAACTGTAACAAAGGGAATGTTCAAGGTAGGAGATACCGTAGAACTTTCCGTAGATGCAGAAAAACGTGCATTGATTGGAAGAAACCACAGTGCAACCCATCTGCTTCAGAAAGCACTTCGTGAAGTATTAGGAAGCCATGTAGAGCAGCACGGTTCTGATGTAAATACAGACAGATTACGTTTTGACTTTTCTCATTTTGCAGCAATGACAGCGGAAGAGATTGCAAAGGTAGAAAATATTGTAAACGCTAAGATTGCAGAGTCTATTCCGGTTGTAACCGAGGTTATGTCACTGGATGAGGCAAAGAAGACCGGTGCAATGGCATTGTTTGGTGAAAAATATGGAGAAAAGGTTCGCGTCGTTAAGATGGGAGACTTTTCTGTAGAACTTTGTGGTGGTACTCATGTGGCAAATACCGGAAGTATCGGAGCATTTAAGATTATTTCGGAATCCGGTGTAGCAGCAGGGGTAAGACGTATTGAAGCGCTGACCTCTAAGGCAGTATTTGAATACTATGACAGATTAGAAGAGACTATCAATGAAGCTGCTAAGATCGTAAAGACCAATCCGGCAGGTCTGGTAGAAAAATTGGAACACTTAATGGCAGACATGAAGGCGCTTCAGAGTGAAAATGAGTCATTAAAGAGCAAGGTAGCAAAAGATGCTCTTGGTGATGTTATGAATCAGGTGACAGAAGTAAATGGTGTAAAACTTTTGGCAGCAAGCGTATCCGGTGTAGATATGAACGGACTCCGTGATTTAGGAGACCAGTTAAAAGAAAAGCTGGGTGAAGGTGTAGTGTTGCTGGCATCTGATTTGGATGGTAAAGTAAATCTGGTAGCTATGGCAACAGAGGAAGCTATGAATAAAGGTGCTCATGCAGGAAACTTAATTAAAGCTGTCGCAGGAAAAGTTGGCGGTGGCGGCGGTGGACGTCCAAACATGGCACAGGCAGGAGGTAAGAATCCTGCAGGAATTCCGGATGCGATTGCAGAAGCAAAAACGGCATTGGAAGGTCAGATAAAATAA
- the rpsU gene encoding 30S ribosomal protein S21 has protein sequence MSNVIVKENETLDSALRRFKRNCAKAGIQQEIRKREHYEKPSVRRKKKSEAARKRKYN, from the coding sequence ATGTCAAATGTAATCGTTAAAGAAAACGAAACTTTGGATAGCGCTTTACGCAGATTTAAAAGAAACTGTGCGAAAGCAGGGATTCAGCAGGAAATTCGTAAAAGAGAACATTACGAAAAACCAAGCGTAAGACGTAAGAAAAAATCCGAAGCAGCTAGAAAGCGTAAATATAATTAA
- the spoIIIAA gene encoding stage III sporulation protein AA translates to MEEIVSVFPGRLRALCQQGFQKEVEPEEIRLRIGQPVMVIGKTDEYFWNLESGGLQKQEREAYCWSEEDMKETLSRMSQYSMYALEEEIKRGFFTMQGGHRIGIVGKTVCEQGKITAMRNISGLNIRIAREKKGCARKILSYIREGEEVHNTLILSPPGTGKTTMLRDCIRILSNGDEKVAGKKIGVVDERSEIAASFQGIPQNDLGIRTDVLDCCPKAEGMHLLLRSMSPQIIAVDELGSREDYQAVEEVLHCGCRILGTMHVGKVEELEEKVYLSGWLERGFFERFVFLIKESSGERRFEVYDEELRQLC, encoded by the coding sequence ATGGAGGAAATAGTAAGTGTATTTCCGGGGAGGTTAAGGGCGTTGTGTCAACAAGGATTTCAAAAGGAAGTAGAACCGGAAGAGATACGGCTTCGAATTGGACAGCCTGTTATGGTGATTGGAAAAACAGATGAGTATTTCTGGAATTTGGAAAGCGGTGGACTTCAGAAACAGGAAAGAGAAGCCTATTGTTGGAGTGAAGAAGATATGAAGGAGACCCTTTCCCGTATGAGTCAGTATTCCATGTATGCGTTGGAGGAAGAAATAAAAAGGGGATTTTTTACCATGCAGGGAGGACATCGTATTGGAATCGTAGGAAAGACTGTTTGTGAGCAGGGGAAAATTACTGCAATGCGCAATATCAGCGGATTAAATATACGAATTGCAAGGGAGAAAAAAGGATGTGCCAGAAAAATTCTTTCTTATATAAGAGAGGGGGAAGAAGTACATAATACATTGATTTTGTCTCCGCCCGGAACAGGAAAGACAACAATGCTTCGGGACTGTATCAGAATATTGTCAAATGGGGATGAAAAGGTGGCCGGAAAGAAAATTGGAGTAGTGGATGAACGAAGTGAGATTGCAGCTTCCTTTCAGGGAATTCCACAGAACGATTTAGGGATTCGTACCGATGTGTTAGACTGCTGCCCGAAGGCAGAAGGAATGCACCTTTTATTGCGTAGTATGTCTCCACAGATTATTGCGGTAGACGAGTTGGGAAGTAGAGAGGATTATCAAGCAGTAGAAGAGGTACTTCATTGTGGATGCAGGATTCTTGGAACTATGCATGTAGGAAAAGTAGAAGAATTGGAGGAAAAGGTATATCTTTCAGGCTGGTTGGAGCGGGGGTTTTTTGAGCGGTTTGTGTTTTTAATTAAGGAGAGCAGTGGCGAGCGACGATTTGAGGTGTATGACGAAGAATTGAGGCAGCTATGCTGA
- a CDS encoding stage III sporulation protein AB produces the protein MLKLAGGVLVLLAAVSFGWRLSEEQQEHMEQLVAMKEMFLMMTGEISYTKTPLREAFLRIAEQNKEPFAGFLKKAAEGLQENQESMGVFWRKLVDQEEERFLFSKEERELLKRAGENFGYLDGQMQLKNLELYIGQAEVMIEQFQKELKEKQKLAQTLSVMCGLFVIILLL, from the coding sequence ATGCTGAAACTAGCTGGGGGAGTGCTGGTACTTTTGGCAGCAGTTTCTTTTGGGTGGCGTCTGTCTGAAGAACAGCAGGAACATATGGAACAACTGGTGGCCATGAAAGAGATGTTTTTGATGATGACAGGGGAGATTTCTTATACCAAGACGCCACTTAGGGAGGCTTTTTTACGAATTGCAGAACAGAATAAGGAGCCATTTGCAGGCTTTTTGAAAAAAGCAGCAGAAGGGTTACAGGAGAATCAGGAGAGTATGGGAGTCTTTTGGAGAAAACTGGTGGATCAGGAGGAAGAACGTTTTCTGTTTTCTAAGGAAGAAAGAGAACTGTTAAAACGAGCAGGAGAAAATTTCGGTTATCTGGATGGACAGATGCAACTGAAAAATCTGGAGTTATATATTGGACAGGCAGAAGTGATGATAGAGCAGTTTCAAAAGGAATTAAAAGAGAAACAGAAGCTTGCCCAGACATTAAGTGTGATGTGCGGGTTATTTGTAATTATTCTGCTGTTATAA
- the spoIIIAC gene encoding stage III sporulation protein AC produces the protein MSISLIFKIAAVGILVTVLSQVLKHSGREEHAFLTSLAGLLIVLFWIVPYIYDLFETMKNLFAL, from the coding sequence ATGAGTATAAGTTTAATCTTTAAAATCGCGGCAGTGGGAATTTTGGTTACCGTATTGAGTCAGGTATTAAAGCACAGTGGAAGGGAGGAACATGCATTCCTTACCAGTTTAGCAGGACTTTTGATCGTATTGTTTTGGATTGTGCCATACATATATGATTTGTTTGAAACCATGAAAAATCTCTTTGCGCTATAA
- a CDS encoding SpoIIIAC/SpoIIIAD family protein, whose product MDIIKIAALGLAGTLLGIILKGQKKEYELFISMGACLCIFYFIVTKLEIVLSVINQIQNYVKIDTGYVGILLKMIGITYVSEFSANLCKDAGYQAIAGQIEMFGKLSILAISMPVLLVLLETIGEFLK is encoded by the coding sequence ATGGACATCATAAAAATTGCAGCGCTAGGGCTTGCAGGTACGCTGTTGGGAATCATACTGAAGGGACAGAAAAAAGAGTATGAGTTGTTTATTTCTATGGGAGCCTGCCTTTGCATTTTTTATTTTATTGTCACAAAGTTAGAAATCGTGTTATCTGTGATTAATCAGATACAGAATTATGTGAAAATTGATACAGGATATGTGGGGATTCTATTAAAAATGATAGGGATTACTTATGTATCGGAATTTTCAGCAAATCTTTGTAAAGATGCAGGGTATCAGGCGATTGCAGGGCAGATAGAGATGTTTGGAAAACTATCGATATTAGCAATCAGTATGCCTGTACTACTGGTGTTGCTGGAAACAATAGGAGAGTTCTTAAAGTGA
- a CDS encoding stage III sporulation protein AE, translated as MKKWIIGIVLALMLGGNSLTVYAMSDIAENETIEEYFDELDFDEVDKVLEEKGTGITFRELVQMLIDGEKIDKGELLRNLLDVVFHEVLSFRLELLQIVLLCIVFSILYNFTNIFENPAVTQISFYMVYMLLMVLLLKSFWVLKDVVLAVLDDMLVFLKLLVPTFSLSMVFSGQMTAGSVFYELTFLLIYGIEWLMNGVIVPAIQIYVVVEMMNYLTEEEMLSKMTELLKEGIEWVLKLVFTTVIGINVVQNLLAPVIDGFKSTLISRTAGMIPGLGTSINAVTEIMVGSGIIIKNGVGVAAILVLVVLCAGSVIKVWVMTFLYRLVGAVMQPIADKRMLGCISGTGEGGRLLGKVTVTTVVMFLVTIAMVTAATTFR; from the coding sequence GTGAAAAAATGGATAATAGGGATAGTACTGGCTTTGATGTTGGGGGGAAATTCGCTTACTGTATATGCTATGTCGGATATTGCGGAGAATGAAACCATAGAGGAGTATTTTGATGAGTTGGATTTTGATGAGGTGGATAAAGTATTGGAGGAGAAGGGAACAGGGATTACATTTCGTGAACTAGTACAAATGCTTATTGATGGAGAGAAAATTGATAAGGGTGAATTGTTAAGAAACTTGTTGGATGTGGTATTTCATGAAGTCTTATCATTCCGTTTGGAACTCTTGCAGATTGTACTTTTATGTATTGTGTTTTCCATTCTTTATAATTTTACAAATATATTTGAAAATCCGGCAGTAACACAAATTAGTTTCTATATGGTGTACATGTTGCTCATGGTTTTACTGTTAAAATCCTTTTGGGTTTTAAAGGATGTGGTTTTGGCTGTATTAGATGACATGCTGGTATTTTTAAAACTGTTGGTACCTACTTTTTCTTTAAGTATGGTTTTCTCCGGACAGATGACAGCGGGAAGTGTATTTTATGAACTTACTTTTTTGTTAATATATGGAATTGAATGGCTAATGAATGGGGTAATTGTTCCTGCCATACAGATATATGTGGTGGTAGAAATGATGAATTATCTGACGGAGGAAGAAATGCTCTCCAAAATGACAGAGTTGCTTAAAGAAGGAATTGAATGGGTACTGAAACTGGTGTTTACCACAGTAATTGGAATCAATGTGGTGCAGAATCTTCTGGCTCCGGTCATTGATGGCTTTAAGTCTACGCTTATTTCAAGGACAGCCGGTATGATACCGGGACTTGGAACTTCTATAAATGCTGTAACTGAAATTATGGTGGGAAGCGGAATTATTATTAAAAACGGTGTGGGAGTAGCGGCAATACTTGTGCTAGTGGTATTGTGTGCCGGCTCTGTAATTAAGGTATGGGTGATGACCTTTTTGTATCGCTTGGTAGGGGCAGTTATGCAACCAATAGCAGACAAGCGTATGCTTGGCTGTATCAGTGGTACAGGAGAAGGCGGAAGATTACTTGGGAAGGTTACGGTGACAACGGTTGTGATGTTTTTGGTGACTATTGCCATGGTAACAGCAGCAACTACATTTCGGTAA
- a CDS encoding stage III sporulation protein AF produces the protein MESVYGWVKNLVCFYIFITAVLHLLPKESYRKYVRFFTGMLLVIMVLTPILSLVGNEENLYEKIEQTGFFQQMENLKLDTAYLEATQKEIYQEEYEKAICMDIEQMVDRQELEAKKVEVQLTEEYLVKHIYIEAEFLSGDTRYPEKAAFSEGTEYPQVYELQKELEDFYQVEKKQIEIVVRE, from the coding sequence ATGGAATCAGTATATGGGTGGGTAAAAAATTTAGTGTGCTTTTATATTTTTATAACAGCAGTATTGCATTTACTGCCCAAAGAGAGTTATCGAAAATATGTCCGATTCTTTACGGGAATGTTACTGGTAATTATGGTCCTTACTCCTATACTTTCTCTGGTAGGAAATGAGGAGAATCTTTATGAAAAGATAGAACAGACAGGATTTTTTCAGCAAATGGAGAATCTAAAACTTGATACTGCTTATTTGGAAGCAACCCAGAAGGAAATTTATCAGGAGGAATATGAGAAGGCAATTTGCATGGATATAGAACAGATGGTGGATAGGCAGGAATTAGAGGCAAAAAAAGTTGAGGTGCAACTGACAGAAGAGTATTTGGTGAAGCATATCTATATAGAAGCAGAATTTTTATCCGGAGATACGCGGTATCCGGAAAAAGCAGCATTTTCGGAAGGGACAGAATACCCTCAGGTATATGAATTGCAAAAAGAACTGGAGGATTTTTATCAAGTGGAAAAGAAACAGATAGAGATTGTAGTAAGAGAGTAA
- a CDS encoding SpoIIIAH-like family protein, which translates to MKNIFKKNQIIITALALMIAVAGYLQYTGTQSDDKVAKEASADLSDTTYEISDEEFSADDIFTEEEEATAQTEAQADAQTEEAPLGIQTGEDIAAQNEQEAAENPGEAVLTSNSIENVNFAAEVKLNREQVRSQNKETLLEIINNTNISEEQKQAAIDAMVAMTDIAERENAAEMLLEAKGFTDVVVSITDDNADVVLNMGQVTDAKRAQIEDIVKRKTNITPENIIITPIQGSATETTTEE; encoded by the coding sequence TTGAAAAACATATTTAAGAAAAATCAGATTATTATTACGGCATTGGCACTAATGATAGCAGTAGCAGGGTACTTACAGTATACCGGAACACAGAGTGACGACAAAGTTGCAAAGGAAGCAAGTGCAGATTTAAGTGATACTACATATGAAATTTCAGATGAGGAATTTAGCGCAGATGATATTTTTACAGAAGAGGAGGAAGCAACGGCACAGACGGAAGCACAGGCAGATGCACAGACGGAAGAAGCACCGTTGGGGATTCAGACAGGAGAGGATATTGCAGCACAGAATGAACAAGAGGCAGCAGAGAATCCGGGCGAAGCAGTTCTTACCAGTAATTCTATAGAAAATGTGAACTTTGCGGCAGAAGTAAAGTTGAACCGAGAGCAGGTGCGTTCCCAGAACAAGGAAACGTTGTTAGAGATTATCAATAATACCAATATTTCAGAAGAACAAAAACAGGCGGCGATTGATGCAATGGTTGCTATGACAGATATTGCAGAAAGGGAAAATGCAGCGGAGATGCTTTTAGAGGCGAAAGGATTTACTGATGTAGTGGTAAGCATTACCGATGACAATGCGGATGTAGTGTTGAATATGGGTCAGGTAACGGATGCAAAGCGTGCCCAGATAGAAGATATTGTAAAGCGTAAGACTAATATAACTCCCGAAAATATTATTATTACACCGATTCAGGGAAGTGCTACAGAAACAACTACAGAAGAGTGA
- a CDS encoding phosphopentomutase has product MKRVFLIVLDSVGIGEMPDAEAFGDEGSNTLKAASKDKHFAMSNMRKLGLFNIDGVDIGEKEAQPQGAFARMTEKSMGKDTTIGHWEIAGIISEAPLPTYPEGFPQEIIEEFSRKTGHGVLCNKPYSGTEVIKDFGEQHIKTGDLIVYTSADSVFQVAAHEDIVPVEQLYEYCQIARNMLVGKHGVGRVIARPFEGEPGAFVRTSRRHDFSLEPPKVTMLDQLKEAGYEVLGVGKIFDIFAGKSITDYVRTTGNPDGIDKTLEYMERDFEGLCFVNLVDYDMLYGHRNDVEGYAKALTYFDERLPEILGKLREDDILMITADHGCDPSTPSTDHSREYTPLVMYGNNIPAGKNFGTRSTFSDIGATVLNYFGVEKQIAGESLVMF; this is encoded by the coding sequence ATGAAAAGAGTTTTTTTGATTGTATTGGATAGTGTTGGAATTGGTGAAATGCCGGATGCAGAAGCTTTTGGGGATGAAGGAAGCAATACCTTAAAGGCAGCTTCTAAGGATAAGCATTTTGCTATGTCCAATATGAGAAAATTAGGACTATTTAACATTGATGGTGTAGACATTGGAGAAAAGGAAGCGCAGCCACAGGGAGCTTTTGCAAGAATGACAGAAAAGTCCATGGGAAAAGATACTACCATTGGGCACTGGGAGATTGCAGGGATAATTTCGGAGGCACCGTTGCCAACTTATCCGGAGGGATTTCCACAGGAAATCATAGAAGAATTCTCAAGAAAAACAGGACATGGCGTTTTATGCAATAAGCCGTATTCCGGTACAGAGGTAATTAAGGATTTCGGCGAGCAGCATATAAAAACAGGGGATTTGATTGTGTATACTTCGGCCGATTCTGTATTTCAGGTGGCTGCCCATGAAGATATTGTACCGGTAGAACAGTTGTATGAATATTGTCAGATAGCCAGAAATATGCTTGTTGGAAAGCATGGTGTGGGAAGAGTGATTGCGCGTCCTTTTGAAGGAGAGCCGGGAGCATTCGTAAGAACAAGTCGACGTCATGATTTCTCATTAGAGCCACCGAAAGTAACCATGTTGGATCAGTTGAAGGAAGCTGGTTACGAGGTTCTTGGAGTTGGAAAAATCTTTGATATTTTTGCGGGAAAAAGCATTACCGACTATGTAAGAACTACCGGAAATCCAGACGGTATCGATAAAACGTTAGAATATATGGAACGGGATTTTGAAGGGCTTTGTTTCGTAAATTTGGTGGATTATGATATGCTGTATGGTCATCGAAATGACGTGGAAGGCTATGCGAAGGCATTGACTTATTTTGATGAGCGTTTACCGGAGATTCTTGGTAAGCTTAGGGAAGATGATATTCTCATGATTACAGCTGACCATGGTTGTGACCCATCTACGCCATCTACCGATCATTCCAGAGAGTATACGCCTTTGGTAATGTATGGAAATAATATTCCGGCTGGAAAGAACTTTGGTACCAGAAGCACTTTTTCCGATATTGGAGCAACAGTGTTAAATTATTTCGGAGTAGAGAAGCAGATTGCAGGAGAAAGTCTGGTTATGTTTTAA
- a CDS encoding F0F1 ATP synthase subunit A: MDAFVESLLEELNCETVFTIPLFGGIPVSEAVVVTWIIMAGLTVVAFLLTRNLSVEQPGRRQLIVETAVEGAYGFFNDTMGGLGKEYIPYLSAVALYIGISNLIGLIGFKPPTKDLNITAALAIMSIVLIEVAGVRKKGMKKWLKSFAEPVPIILPINILEIFIRPLSLCMRLFGNVLGAFVVMELIKLLVPVVVPVAFSCYFDIFDGLIQAYVFVFLTSLFMKEAIEE, translated from the coding sequence ATGGATGCTTTCGTAGAATCGCTGTTAGAGGAACTGAACTGTGAAACAGTCTTTACGATTCCATTATTTGGTGGAATTCCAGTATCTGAGGCAGTGGTAGTTACCTGGATTATTATGGCAGGGCTCACTGTTGTAGCCTTTTTGCTCACCAGAAATTTGAGCGTAGAACAGCCGGGGCGAAGGCAGCTGATTGTAGAAACAGCCGTGGAAGGTGCATATGGATTTTTCAATGACACCATGGGAGGACTAGGAAAGGAATATATTCCATATTTAAGTGCTGTTGCTCTCTACATAGGAATTTCCAATCTGATAGGATTGATTGGATTTAAGCCTCCCACCAAGGACTTGAATATTACCGCTGCATTGGCAATTATGAGTATTGTATTGATTGAAGTTGCCGGTGTGCGCAAGAAGGGAATGAAGAAATGGCTTAAGAGCTTTGCAGAGCCGGTGCCAATCATTTTGCCAATTAATATTCTGGAGATTTTTATCAGACCTTTGTCATTATGTATGCGACTTTTTGGTAATGTCTTAGGCGCATTCGTAGTTATGGAACTGATAAAATTATTAGTACCCGTTGTGGTACCAGTGGCATTCAGCTGCTATTTTGATATTTTTGACGGTTTAATACAAGCCTATGTGTTTGTATTCCTTACATCATTATTTATGAAAGAAGCTATTGAAGAATAA
- the atpE gene encoding ATP synthase F0 subunit C, which produces MNTIIAIGAGIAVLTGIGAGIGIGVATAKATDAIARQPEAEGKISKALLLGCALAEATAIYGFVIALLIIMFLK; this is translated from the coding sequence ATGAATACAATTATCGCTATTGGAGCAGGAATCGCAGTTTTAACAGGAATCGGAGCAGGAATCGGAATCGGTGTTGCAACCGCTAAGGCAACAGATGCCATTGCAAGACAGCCGGAAGCAGAAGGTAAAATCAGTAAAGCATTATTATTAGGATGTGCCCTTGCAGAAGCAACCGCTATTTATGGTTTTGTTATCGCATTGCTTATTATCATGTTCTTAAAATAA
- the atpF gene encoding F0F1 ATP synthase subunit B translates to MLSLNVWNLLFTVINVLVLYLLMKKFLFKPVLAVLEKRKEMIASNMEEARKSQQEAEELKTDYEERISVAKEEAQKIVHSARELAEQERAGILEKTRIESEQMIEKAKAAIASEQEKAQQEAKEEIAKLAVLAARKIIEAGDANDTDSY, encoded by the coding sequence ATGCTGAGTTTAAATGTTTGGAATCTGCTGTTTACGGTAATCAATGTACTGGTATTGTATCTGTTAATGAAAAAGTTTTTGTTTAAGCCTGTGTTGGCAGTCTTAGAAAAAAGAAAAGAAATGATTGCGTCTAATATGGAAGAAGCAAGAAAGAGCCAGCAGGAAGCGGAAGAGTTAAAAACTGATTATGAAGAGAGAATTTCTGTGGCAAAGGAAGAAGCACAGAAAATCGTACATAGTGCAAGAGAGCTGGCAGAACAGGAAAGAGCAGGAATTCTGGAAAAGACCAGAATAGAATCAGAGCAGATGATAGAAAAGGCAAAGGCTGCAATTGCTTCAGAACAGGAAAAGGCACAGCAGGAGGCAAAGGAAGAAATTGCCAAACTTGCGGTATTGGCTGCAAGAAAAATTATAGAAGCAGGTGATGCCAATGACACAGACAGCTATTAA